The following are encoded together in the Streptomyces sp. NBC_01465 genome:
- a CDS encoding ATP-binding protein gives MKLSVSDTSRPASWRIALPHTTAAVPIARALIRTALADIAAGDGSAADSDTAELLTAELVANAVEHTDGDDPIELVVELLPTGCQVEVHDRDPVAPGDLVRSEPAGEPDPWQEHGRGLLLIRTLSSSYGHRPTAHGKAIWFTLPGRD, from the coding sequence ATGAAGCTCAGCGTGTCCGACACCTCCCGCCCCGCCTCATGGCGCATCGCGCTGCCGCACACCACCGCGGCCGTGCCGATCGCCCGCGCCCTGATCCGCACCGCGCTCGCGGACATCGCGGCGGGCGACGGCAGCGCGGCGGACAGCGACACGGCCGAGCTCCTGACGGCGGAGCTGGTGGCCAACGCGGTGGAGCACACGGACGGCGACGACCCGATCGAGCTGGTCGTCGAGCTGCTCCCGACGGGCTGCCAGGTCGAGGTGCACGACCGCGATCCGGTCGCCCCCGGCGATCTCGTACGCAGCGAACCCGCGGGCGAGCCCGACCCCTGGCAGGAGCACGGGCGCGGACTGCTGCTGATCCGCACCCTCTCCTCGTCCTACGGCCACCGCCCCACCGCGCACGGCAAGGCGATCTGGTTCACGCTGCCGGGGCGGGACTGA
- a CDS encoding enoyl-CoA hydratase family protein, with amino-acid sequence MSPFTGSTPRTGEWQHLRLAVDGGVATVTLARPEKLNALTFGAYADLRDLLAELSRERAVRALVLGGEGRGFCSGGDVDEIIGATLAMDTAQLLDFNRMTGQVVRALRECPFPVIAAVHGVAAGAGAVLALAADFRIADPSTRFAFLFTKVGLSGGDMGAAYLLPRVVGLGHATRLLMLGDPVRAHEAERIGLVSELAAEGRAGEAAAALARRLAEGPALAYAQTKALLTAELDMPLAAAVELDAATQALLMNGEDYAEFHAAFTEKRPPKWQGR; translated from the coding sequence ATGAGCCCCTTTACAGGCTCCACACCCCGTACCGGCGAGTGGCAGCATCTGCGTCTCGCCGTCGACGGCGGGGTCGCCACCGTCACCCTCGCCCGGCCCGAGAAACTCAACGCCCTCACCTTCGGCGCCTACGCCGACCTGCGCGATCTCCTCGCCGAGCTCTCCCGCGAGCGTGCGGTGCGCGCCCTGGTCTTGGGCGGCGAGGGGCGCGGCTTCTGCTCCGGCGGTGACGTCGACGAGATCATCGGCGCGACGCTCGCCATGGACACCGCACAGCTCCTCGACTTCAACCGGATGACCGGGCAGGTCGTACGGGCCCTGCGCGAATGCCCCTTCCCGGTCATCGCCGCGGTCCACGGCGTCGCGGCGGGCGCGGGCGCCGTCCTCGCACTGGCCGCGGACTTCCGGATCGCCGACCCCTCCACCCGGTTCGCCTTCCTCTTCACCAAGGTGGGGCTCTCCGGGGGCGACATGGGGGCGGCGTATCTGCTGCCGCGCGTGGTCGGGCTCGGGCACGCCACCCGGCTGCTGATGCTCGGTGACCCGGTCCGTGCCCATGAGGCCGAACGCATCGGCCTGGTCAGCGAGTTGGCGGCCGAGGGCCGTGCCGGTGAGGCCGCCGCCGCGCTCGCCCGCAGGCTCGCCGAGGGGCCGGCCCTCGCGTACGCACAGACCAAGGCGCTGCTCACCGCCGAGCTCGACATGCCCCTCGCGGCCGCGGTCGAGCTCGACGCCGCCACCCAGGCGCTCCTGATGAACGGCGAGGACTACGCCGAGTTCCACGCCGCCTTCACCGAGAAGCGGCCGCCGAAATGGCAGGGGAGGTAG
- a CDS encoding bifunctional salicylyl-CoA 5-hydroxylase/oxidoreductase, producing MAGEVAGMRVAVIGGGPGGLYAAALLKRLDPTRSVTVWERNAPDDTFGFGVVLSDETLGGIQHADPVVYAALQKEFVRWDDIDVVHRGTTLTSGGHGFSALGRRRLLEILHERCRSLGVDLRFRNEAPPAAELALEHDLVIAADGVHSATRTAHADVFAPRLTTHRCRYIWLSADFAFDAFRFEIAETEHGVMQLHGYPYAADASTVIVEMREEVWRAAGLDTCDEQESTERCAKIFADALGGRALRGNNSTWTAFRTVVNDRWSHGSTVLIGDAAHTAHFSIGSGTKLAVEDALALVACIEEQPDLPTALAAYESERRPVVASTQRAAQASLEWFEQLETYVGQPPRQFAFNLLTRSRRVTHDNLRLRDPAFTDAVERAFGCEQDTPPMFTPFRLRRLTLRNRVVVSPMDMYSATHGVPGDFHLVHLGARALGGAGLVMTEMVCVSPEGRITPGCAGLYTPEQATAWRRIADFVHTQSPGTAIGVQLGHSGRKGSTRLMWEGMDQPLPDGENWPLSAASPLPYLRGVSQTPHQLDRTGLIDIREQFAAAAWRAARCGFDLLELHCAHGYLLSGFLSPLTNQRTDGYGGSLAARLRFPLEVFDAVRGIWPDDRPMTVRISATDWADGGTTAEEAVEIARAFADHGADAIDVSTGQVVADEQPAYGRSYQTPYADRIRNELGIPVIAVGAISSWDDVNSLLLAGRSDLCALARPHLHDPNWTLHAAADQEYKGPGAPWPLPYQAGSRRPQTGRTDGPKPRLTLA from the coding sequence ATGGCAGGGGAGGTAGCCGGGATGCGTGTCGCGGTCATCGGCGGCGGACCCGGCGGGCTGTACGCCGCGGCCCTCCTGAAGCGGCTCGACCCCACCCGCTCCGTCACCGTCTGGGAGCGCAACGCCCCCGACGACACCTTCGGCTTCGGCGTCGTCCTCTCCGACGAGACCCTCGGCGGCATCCAGCACGCGGACCCCGTCGTCTACGCCGCGCTCCAGAAGGAGTTCGTGCGCTGGGACGACATCGACGTCGTCCACCGGGGCACGACCCTGACCTCCGGCGGCCACGGCTTCTCGGCGCTCGGCCGGCGCCGTCTCCTGGAGATCCTGCACGAGCGCTGCCGCTCGCTGGGTGTCGACCTCCGGTTCCGCAACGAGGCGCCGCCCGCTGCCGAACTCGCCCTGGAACACGATCTGGTGATCGCGGCCGACGGGGTGCACAGCGCGACCCGCACCGCGCACGCCGACGTCTTCGCGCCCCGCCTCACCACCCACCGCTGCCGCTACATCTGGCTCTCCGCCGACTTCGCCTTCGATGCCTTCCGTTTCGAGATCGCCGAGACCGAACACGGCGTGATGCAGCTGCACGGCTACCCGTATGCGGCCGACGCCTCCACCGTCATCGTCGAGATGCGCGAGGAGGTGTGGCGGGCGGCCGGCCTTGACACCTGCGACGAGCAGGAGTCGACGGAACGCTGCGCGAAGATCTTCGCGGACGCGCTGGGCGGACGTGCCCTGCGCGGCAACAACTCGACGTGGACCGCGTTCCGCACCGTCGTCAACGACCGCTGGTCGCACGGCAGTACGGTCCTGATCGGCGACGCCGCCCACACCGCCCATTTCTCCATCGGCTCCGGTACGAAGCTGGCGGTCGAGGACGCCCTCGCCCTCGTCGCCTGCATCGAGGAACAGCCCGACCTCCCCACCGCGCTCGCCGCGTACGAGAGCGAACGCCGCCCCGTCGTCGCCTCCACACAGCGTGCCGCGCAGGCCAGCCTGGAGTGGTTCGAGCAGCTGGAGACGTACGTCGGTCAGCCGCCGCGCCAGTTCGCCTTCAACCTCCTCACCCGCAGCCGCCGTGTCACCCACGACAACCTGCGCCTGCGCGACCCCGCCTTCACCGATGCGGTGGAGCGCGCCTTCGGCTGTGAGCAGGACACACCCCCGATGTTCACGCCCTTCCGGCTGCGCCGACTGACCCTGCGCAACCGGGTCGTCGTCTCGCCGATGGACATGTACTCCGCCACGCACGGCGTCCCCGGCGACTTCCACCTCGTTCACCTGGGCGCGCGGGCGCTCGGCGGGGCGGGTCTCGTCATGACGGAGATGGTGTGCGTCAGCCCGGAGGGCCGCATCACACCGGGCTGTGCGGGCCTCTACACCCCGGAACAGGCCACGGCCTGGCGCCGTATCGCCGACTTCGTGCACACGCAGTCGCCGGGGACGGCCATCGGAGTCCAGCTGGGCCACTCGGGCCGCAAGGGATCGACCCGCCTGATGTGGGAGGGCATGGACCAGCCGCTCCCGGACGGCGAGAACTGGCCCCTGTCGGCCGCCTCCCCCCTCCCGTACCTGCGCGGCGTCAGCCAGACCCCGCACCAGCTCGACCGCACCGGACTCATCGACATCCGCGAACAGTTCGCGGCAGCGGCCTGGCGTGCGGCCCGCTGCGGCTTCGACCTCCTCGAACTCCACTGCGCTCACGGCTACTTGCTGTCCGGATTCCTCTCCCCGCTGACCAATCAACGAACCGACGGTTACGGCGGTTCCCTGGCCGCCCGCCTGCGCTTCCCCCTGGAGGTCTTCGACGCGGTACGCGGCATCTGGCCGGACGACCGCCCGATGACGGTCCGTATCTCGGCCACGGACTGGGCGGACGGCGGCACGACCGCAGAGGAGGCGGTGGAGATCGCCCGGGCCTTCGCCGACCACGGCGCGGACGCGATCGACGTGTCCACGGGACAGGTCGTCGCCGACGAGCAGCCCGCCTACGGCCGCTCGTACCAGACCCCCTACGCGGACCGCATCCGCAACGAGCTGGGCATCCCGGTGATCGCGGTCGGTGCGATCTCCTCCTGGGACGACGTCAACTCGCTGCTCCTGGCGGGCCGTTCGGACCTCTGCGCGCTGGCCCGCCCCCACCTCCACGACCCGAACTGGACGCTGCACGCGGCGGCCGACCAGGAGTACAAGGGCCCGGGTGCCCCGTGGCCCCTCCCGTACCAGGCGGGCAGCCGCCGCCCCCAGACAGGAAGGACGGACGGCCCGAAGCCGCGGCTCACTCTGGCGTGA
- a CDS encoding GNAT family N-acetyltransferase has translation MTWTFTEDLDAFLATAGDAAATHPAENTLILTITAGLKKRGLHIYGDDAPVFGWWRGRDGAVEGTAVWTPPHPFQVGVVPEEALAPLAAEIRKLGATTVNARPSELDALTADWPERRTLLEQRLYRLDELTPPSPAPPGRARIATESDRELLVEWLHAFARDTGTDRADAHVEEAVTDRLSYGGLTLWEHEGTPVSLAGAIRPVAGSVRVAPVYTPPELRGHGYAAAVTAEVSRAAQDAGAAEVLLFTDLANPTSNGVYQRIGYRPVTDRVIVTAS, from the coding sequence ATGACCTGGACCTTCACTGAGGATCTCGACGCTTTCCTGGCGACGGCGGGCGACGCGGCCGCCACGCATCCGGCGGAGAACACGCTGATCCTGACCATCACGGCCGGCCTCAAGAAGCGCGGCCTCCACATCTACGGCGACGACGCCCCCGTGTTCGGCTGGTGGCGCGGGCGCGACGGCGCCGTCGAAGGGACCGCGGTGTGGACTCCGCCGCACCCCTTCCAGGTGGGCGTGGTGCCCGAAGAGGCGCTCGCGCCGCTGGCCGCGGAGATACGGAAGCTGGGCGCGACCACGGTCAATGCGCGGCCCTCCGAGCTCGATGCGCTGACGGCGGACTGGCCCGAGCGCAGGACCCTGCTGGAACAACGCCTTTACCGCCTCGACGAGTTGACCCCGCCCTCCCCCGCCCCACCGGGCCGCGCTCGCATCGCCACGGAATCCGACCGCGAGCTCCTGGTGGAGTGGCTACACGCGTTCGCCCGTGACACCGGTACCGACCGGGCTGATGCGCACGTCGAGGAGGCGGTGACCGACCGGCTCTCGTACGGCGGCCTGACGCTCTGGGAGCACGAAGGGACACCGGTGTCGCTGGCCGGAGCGATCCGCCCGGTCGCGGGCTCGGTCCGCGTCGCCCCGGTCTACACCCCGCCCGAACTGCGCGGCCACGGCTACGCGGCGGCGGTCACGGCGGAGGTGAGCCGGGCGGCGCAGGACGCGGGCGCGGCGGAGGTGCTGCTCTTCACCGACCTGGCCAACCCGACCAGCAACGGGGTCTACCAGCGCATCGGGTACCGCCCGGTCACCGACCGCGTCATCGTCACCGCATCATGA
- a CDS encoding PaaX family transcriptional regulator produces the protein MSELHAPRSLIVTLYGAYGRESAGPVPVAELIRLLAAVGVDAPSLRSSVSRLKRRGLLESSRTEEGAAGYALSPDARQLLDDGDRRIYERPAPRLADGWVLAVFSVPESERDRRHVLRSRLAGLGFGTAAPGVWIAPAALYEETRHTLERLELGPYVDLFRGEHLGFTATAASVARWWDLGAIAKEYEAFLDRHEPVLSRWERTEPDAESAYRDYLLALDSWRRLPYADPGLPPELLPHDWPGGRAAQVFAALHGRLRDAGAGFAKLGC, from the coding sequence GTGAGTGAGCTGCACGCCCCCCGGTCCCTGATCGTCACGCTGTACGGCGCGTACGGCCGCGAGTCCGCAGGCCCCGTCCCCGTGGCGGAACTGATCCGCCTGCTGGCCGCGGTGGGCGTCGACGCGCCGTCGTTGCGCTCCTCGGTGTCGCGGCTGAAGCGGCGCGGGCTGCTGGAGTCCTCCCGCACGGAGGAGGGCGCCGCGGGCTACGCGCTGTCGCCGGACGCGCGCCAATTGCTCGACGACGGCGACCGGCGGATCTACGAACGGCCCGCGCCACGGCTCGCGGACGGCTGGGTGCTCGCCGTCTTCTCGGTCCCCGAGTCGGAACGCGACCGCCGTCATGTGCTGCGCTCGCGACTGGCCGGGCTGGGTTTCGGGACGGCCGCGCCCGGCGTGTGGATCGCACCGGCAGCGCTGTACGAGGAGACGCGGCACACCCTGGAGCGGCTCGAACTCGGTCCGTACGTCGACCTGTTCAGGGGCGAGCACCTCGGCTTCACGGCGACCGCCGCGTCGGTGGCGCGGTGGTGGGACCTCGGGGCGATCGCCAAGGAGTACGAGGCGTTCCTGGACCGCCACGAGCCGGTGCTGAGCCGCTGGGAACGCACCGAGCCCGACGCCGAGTCCGCCTACCGCGACTACCTCCTGGCCCTGGACTCCTGGCGCCGCCTCCCGTACGCGGACCCGGGCCTGCCGCCGGAACTGCTTCCGCACGACTGGCCGGGCGGGCGTGCGGCGCAGGTCTTCGCGGCGCTGCACGGGCGGCTGCGGGACGCCGGGGCGGGGTTCGCGAAACTGGGGTGCTGA
- a CDS encoding AMP-binding protein: MELKTSAHVDTFPREQLPPADQWPELIVDLPELRYPDRLNCGSELLDGTVRRFGADRPVFRTAAGEVWTYGELRSEVDRIAHVLTDDLGVVPGNRVLLRGPTTPHLAACWLAVMKAGAVAVTVLAAQRSQELATICSLARISHALCDIRSVDDLAKAEVPGLRITTFGGEGPDDLCQLAQDRPDVYEAVPTSSDDVALIAFTSGTTGRPKGCMHFHRDVLAIADTFSRHVLKPDPDDVFAGSPPLGFTFGLGGLVIFPMRAGASALLLEQAGPKQLLPALAEHRVSVLFTAPTAYRAMLADVDAYDISALRRCVSAGENLTEATWRAWHERTGLRIINGIGATELLHIFVSAADDAIRPGTTGVPVPGWRARVVDRAGQPVPDGEAGLLAVRGPVGCRYLADARQLEYVRDGWNLTGDTYVREPDGYFRYVARADDMIISAGYNIAGPEVEDALLRHPDVLEAAVVGRADEDRGQVAVAYAVLRAGARRDRRALQEFVRQELVPYKCPREIVFLDALPRTPTGKLQRFRLRELE, from the coding sequence ATGGAGCTGAAGACCTCAGCGCACGTCGACACCTTTCCCCGCGAGCAGCTGCCGCCCGCCGACCAGTGGCCGGAGCTGATCGTCGACCTGCCCGAACTGCGCTACCCGGACCGGCTCAACTGCGGTTCCGAGCTGCTGGACGGCACCGTACGGCGCTTCGGCGCGGACCGGCCCGTGTTCCGTACCGCCGCCGGCGAGGTCTGGACGTACGGGGAACTGCGGTCCGAAGTCGACCGCATCGCGCATGTGCTCACCGACGACCTCGGGGTCGTACCCGGCAACCGCGTCCTGCTGCGCGGGCCCACCACCCCTCATCTGGCGGCCTGTTGGCTCGCCGTGATGAAGGCGGGCGCGGTCGCGGTGACCGTGCTGGCCGCGCAGCGCTCGCAGGAGCTGGCGACGATCTGCTCCCTCGCACGGATCAGTCATGCGCTGTGCGACATCAGATCGGTCGACGACCTGGCGAAGGCGGAGGTGCCGGGGCTGCGGATCACCACCTTCGGGGGTGAAGGGCCCGACGATCTCTGCCAGTTGGCGCAGGACAGGCCCGATGTGTACGAGGCCGTGCCGACCTCCTCCGACGACGTGGCCCTGATCGCCTTCACCTCGGGGACCACCGGGCGTCCCAAGGGGTGCATGCACTTCCACCGGGACGTCCTCGCCATCGCGGACACCTTCTCGCGCCACGTCCTCAAGCCCGATCCTGACGATGTCTTCGCGGGCAGTCCGCCGCTGGGGTTCACCTTCGGGCTCGGCGGGCTCGTCATCTTCCCGATGCGGGCGGGCGCTTCGGCGCTGCTGCTCGAACAGGCCGGTCCCAAGCAGCTGTTGCCCGCGCTCGCCGAACACCGCGTCTCGGTCCTGTTCACCGCGCCGACCGCCTACCGGGCGATGCTGGCGGACGTGGACGCGTACGACATCTCGGCTCTGCGCCGCTGTGTCTCGGCGGGCGAGAACCTGACGGAAGCGACCTGGCGCGCCTGGCACGAGCGGACCGGGCTGCGCATCATCAACGGCATCGGCGCCACCGAGCTCCTCCACATCTTCGTCTCGGCGGCGGACGACGCGATCCGCCCGGGGACGACCGGGGTCCCGGTGCCGGGCTGGCGGGCGCGGGTGGTGGACCGGGCGGGGCAGCCTGTGCCGGACGGGGAGGCGGGGCTGCTCGCGGTGCGGGGTCCTGTCGGTTGCCGCTATCTCGCCGACGCGCGCCAGCTGGAGTACGTGCGCGACGGCTGGAACCTCACCGGCGACACTTATGTCCGCGAGCCCGACGGCTACTTCCGCTACGTCGCCCGCGCGGACGACATGATCATCTCGGCGGGGTACAACATCGCGGGCCCCGAGGTCGAGGACGCGCTGCTGCGCCACCCCGATGTGCTGGAGGCGGCCGTCGTGGGCCGCGCGGACGAGGACCGGGGGCAGGTGGCGGTCGCGTACGCCGTGCTGCGGGCGGGCGCGCGGCGCGACCGGCGGGCGCTGCAGGAGTTCGTACGGCAGGAGCTGGTGCCGTACAAGTGCCCGCGCGAGATCGTCTTCCTGGACGCCCTGCCGCGAACGCCCACGGGCAAACTGCAGCGCTTCCGCCTGCGCGAATTAGAGTGA
- a CDS encoding acyl-CoA dehydrogenase family protein, translating to MPAFALEPEQQAWCAELRTLSAERLRSLAEKGEPGRVNRPLLAALAELGLLERLFTSGALDLCLMRESLAHGCTEAETALALQGLGTYPLVQSGTRAQQDRWLPEVTAGRAVAAFALSEPGAGSDAGALSLNAVPHQGGWRLTGEKCWISNAPEADFYTVFARTTQGAGARGVTAFLVPADRPGLTGAPLDMLSPHPIGALTFTDVPVGPEDVLGDPDRGFRVAMNTLNLFRPSVGAFAVGMAQAALDATIAHTAQRAAFGGLLKDLQSVAHQVAEMATRTEAARLLVYAAAAAYDAGDPGIAKHSAMAKLLATETAQYVVDQAVQLHGARALQRGHLLEHLYREVRAPRIYEGATEVQRTIIAKELYT from the coding sequence ATGCCCGCATTCGCACTGGAACCCGAGCAGCAGGCCTGGTGCGCGGAGCTGCGCACCCTCTCCGCCGAACGGCTGCGCTCCCTGGCGGAGAAGGGCGAGCCGGGCCGCGTGAACCGCCCGCTCCTGGCCGCCTTGGCCGAACTAGGCCTGCTGGAACGCCTGTTCACCTCCGGGGCGCTGGACCTCTGCCTCATGCGCGAATCCCTCGCCCATGGCTGCACGGAGGCCGAGACGGCGCTCGCCCTCCAGGGGCTCGGCACGTACCCCCTGGTCCAGTCGGGCACACGGGCCCAGCAGGACCGCTGGCTCCCGGAGGTCACCGCGGGCCGTGCGGTGGCCGCGTTCGCGCTGAGCGAGCCGGGGGCGGGCTCGGACGCGGGGGCGCTGTCCCTCAACGCCGTACCGCATCAAGGGGGTTGGCGCCTGACCGGCGAGAAGTGCTGGATCTCCAACGCCCCCGAGGCCGACTTCTACACCGTCTTCGCCCGTACGACACAGGGGGCCGGGGCACGCGGCGTCACCGCCTTCCTGGTCCCCGCGGACCGCCCGGGCCTCACCGGCGCGCCGCTCGACATGCTTTCGCCGCACCCGATCGGCGCGCTGACCTTCACAGACGTCCCCGTCGGCCCCGAGGACGTTCTGGGCGACCCCGACCGAGGCTTCCGCGTGGCGATGAACACCCTCAACCTCTTCCGCCCCAGCGTCGGCGCCTTCGCGGTCGGCATGGCACAGGCGGCGTTGGACGCCACGATCGCCCACACCGCACAACGGGCCGCTTTCGGGGGCCTGTTGAAGGACCTCCAGTCGGTGGCCCACCAGGTGGCGGAGATGGCGACCCGCACCGAGGCGGCCCGCCTCCTGGTCTACGCGGCGGCCGCCGCGTACGACGCCGGGGACCCGGGGATCGCGAAGCACTCCGCCATGGCCAAGCTCCTGGCCACCGAGACCGCCCAGTACGTGGTCGACCAGGCCGTCCAGCTCCACGGCGCCCGCGCCCTCCAGCGCGGCCACCTCCTCGAACACCTCTACCGCGAGGTCCGCGCACCCCGGATCTATGAGGGCGCCACCGAGGTCCAACGCACCATCATCGCCAAGGAGTTGTACACCTGA
- a CDS encoding RidA family protein has protein sequence MPLDRINPPHLSPPAGFSHAVVATGARLVFLAGQTALDADGKVVGDTLPAQFRTALTNLLAALGAAGGTPADLARVTVYATDVAAYRINAPELGRIWRELAGRDYPAMAVIGATRLWDEQAMVELDGTAVLP, from the coding sequence ATGCCCCTCGACCGCATCAACCCGCCGCACCTCTCCCCGCCGGCCGGCTTCTCGCACGCGGTCGTCGCCACCGGCGCCCGCCTGGTCTTCCTGGCGGGCCAGACCGCGCTGGACGCGGACGGCAAGGTGGTCGGCGACACGCTCCCGGCCCAGTTCCGTACGGCACTCACGAACCTCCTCGCGGCACTGGGGGCGGCGGGCGGCACCCCCGCCGACCTGGCCCGCGTCACGGTCTACGCCACCGACGTCGCCGCGTACCGCATCAACGCGCCCGAACTCGGCCGCATCTGGCGGGAGTTGGCGGGCCGCGACTACCCGGCGATGGCGGTGATCGGCGCGACGCGCCTCTGGGACGAACAGGCCATGGTGGAGCTCGACGGGACGGCCGTACTTCCCTGA